One window from the genome of Andrena cerasifolii isolate SP2316 chromosome 3, iyAndCera1_principal, whole genome shotgun sequence encodes:
- the Polybromo gene encoding protein polybromo isoform X2, with product MKFNDAVRSFKMNKRRRTSSVASRGTEDDGDDIPPEPTKRRKKLDPSDLCQQLYDVLRNQKKEDGTLLCDAFIRVPKRRQEPGYYEVVTNPIDLLKVQQKLKTDEYRDMDDLAADIQLMVNNAKAFYMRTSPEYKDATELWELCVHTKNRITEEYEDPEPKGKLILKVGRLARKATTKQDDTEDTSESSTNPDEETMQLFEDLFAAVMTATDPADNNRPLHTMFQLKPSKKLYPEYYDVIETPVDLKTVARKIQEGAYSCVPDMEKDLMLMCRNACQFNEPGSQIYKDAKLLKKIITAAARKQDTGLSSSVPKIATTAPSTRSKRGSRTMAQSLISQTAALPDEDEESDDEEEEPAETEEADNPQWQLFQTIRTAPNNQGVRMSEYFWKLPSKRLYPDYYKMIKNPISLLQIRTKIKKGEYGTVSEVAGDMNIMFENAKKYNIHTSRLYKCAVKLQKIMQEKVQELLEFDQDSDSDSEFENSSHQPKLIKRASNLLTRGKYKDNIPLKKRLYALVKCVMEYCEDGRQPMLMFMEKPSKKLYPDYYQVIAEPIDMLAIEANIKAEKYQSENELIQDFKLMFNNCRQYNEEGSLIYEDANTLEKVLMDKVKELGPLPETPKPTKSSASTPTRNVGRPKKVIPLHLQKLRTMYDTIKDYHDAKGRQLSLIFMKLPNKNEYPDYYEVIKQPMNMEKIAATVKNNGYENLDELVSDFILMFDNACKYNEPDSQIYKDALILQRLVLQTKLQLSEDEESVPDVSAAVQEILATIFTALYNHQDEEGRCYSDSMAELPEHDIVDGKKVRGLSLDLIKRRLDRGVYKRLDRFQEDVFTCLERARRLSRSDSQPFEDSVELQAFFLRTRDEVTRSGDLLHSPALNYTLLDLSAQVAELKRVKQQQELTLPNEEESCDGNDTKDSEANANTEGSNSDNGGSMSFNQEVYRAGDFAYIEPTERGMEYSVVLIERLWTNAEGQQMLYGNLFYRPSETYHVASRKFLDKELFKSDAHVAVPLSKVAGRCCVLSVKDYFRMQPEGFLEKDVYVCESRYSTKARAFKKIKVWNFDPDHLKLLPREKPLEPKRVISVYKERLEKHKEEIAELEEGEKLTEKERPNVILYSPDDTENTYYEQYNTCAGAVKTGDFVYVATDGGRQQIAQIDAIWLTKDGKCYFKGPWLLMPVEVPHAPTKLFYKQELFLSTVDGTHPIVAIVGKCTVLDYGEYICSRPTEIPEDDVYICESLYDESKSLMKKLGQEGLKKFNHNSAVTEDEIYFFRRPINPAKVPGDVAQTQNQVKSVTPSSAQFEMEASPLLPKLEPDVLGMGVGLGVGVGVGVGEDSMDAGGPPSVGSAEAQPVLSNTQTPVSTKKKTAGKKLVTGYILYSSKMRTQITQNNPESSFGEISRIVGNEWRKLPAGEKQAWEERAIKMNEDGGQLKGTSVAVGTNSLQDVVYECCWDNCDWQFEDMTDCIDHCIAEQNGHVQSSFVNAASDVEFQCQWRGCGRTKKSVPPFPSVQRLARHVKEVHILKSNGRIIPPSERSKNYMPSKGPTILPPMETETSAAATQTSNVPAAKQPEPMFVAVPPRPSRVLHSDAYLRYIEALNVENRYISNWDKQMNANPDNTQIPDVTKLPAEWLGNGVGNHGNVVNALWTLRNMMMRDVLAINKTL from the exons ATGAAGTTCAACGATGCAGTGAG ATCATTCAAGATGAACAAGCGTCGTAGAACGTCCTCGGTTGCAAGTCGAGGCACAGAAGATGACGGCGATGATATACCGCCTGAACCGACGAagaggagaaaaaaattggaccCC AGTGACTTGTGCCAACAATTGTACGATGTGCTACGTAATCAAAAGAAGGAAGATGGAACGCTGTTATGTGATGCATTTATACGTGTGCCTAAACGCAGACAAGAACCAGGTTACTACGAAGTTGTAACAAATCCTATAGACCTATTAAAAGTTCAACAGAAACTGAAAACTGATGAATATAGAGATATGGATGATTTAGCAGCTGATATTCAACTTATGGTTAACAatgcaaaagctttttatatG CGTACTTCTCCTGAGTATAAAGATGCCACCGAGCTTTGGGAGTTGTGTGTACATACaaaaaatcgtattacggaGGAGTATGAAGACCCAGAGCCTAAAGGAAAACTTATACTAAAAGTAGGACGATTG gcTCGGAAAGCCACGACAAAACAAGATGATACAGAAGATACATCTGAAAGTTCTACAAATCCTGACGAGGAGACGATGCAACTTTTCGAAGACTTATTCGCAGCAGTTATGACGGCAACAGATCCAGCTGACAACAACAGGCCTTTACATACAATGTTTCAACTTAAACCGTCTAAAAAA TTGTATCCAGAGTATTACGATGTAATCGAGACACCCGTAGACCTGAAAACAGTTGCGAGGAAAATTCAAGAAGGTGCCTACAGTTGCGTTCCAGATATGGAAAAAGATTTAATGCTGATGTGTCGCAATGCTTGTCAGTTTAATGAACCGGGTTCGCAAATTTATAAAGATGCCAAACTTTTGAAGAAGATTATCACTGCAGCTGCAAGGAAACAGGATACTGGATTAAGCAGCAGTGTTCCAAAGATTGCGACAACCGCTCCATCAACACGAAGTAAAAGAGGAAGTCGCACAATGGCACAGTCCTTAATATCACAGACTGCGGCGTTAccagacgaagacgaagaaagCGACGATGAAGAGGAAGAGCCCGCAGAAACTGAGGAAGCTGATAATCCACAGTGGCAGCTGTTTCAAACTATCCGAACAGCACCCAACAATCAAG GAGTTAGAATGAGCGAATATTTTTGGAAACTGCCATCGAAGAGACTATATCCCGATTACtataaaatgattaaaaatcctatttcttTATTACAAATTCGTACAAAGATAAAG AAAGGTGAATATGGCACTGTTAGCGAAGTGGCTGGTGATATGAATATTATGtttgaaaatgcaaaaaaatataatattcatacCTCTAGGTTGTATAAG TGTGCTGTAAAGCTACAAAAAATTATGCAAGAGAAAGTACAAGAACTATTAGAATTTGATCAG GATTCAGACTCGGACAGCGAATTCGAAAACAGTTCCCATCAACCTAAACTCATTAAGCGTGCTTCAAATCTGTTAACTCGTGGAAAGTATAAAGACAATATACCATTGAAGAAAAGATTGTACGCATTAGTTAAATGCGTCATGGAATAC TGCGAAGATGGCCGGCAACCAATGTTAATGTTTATGGAAAAGCCTTCTAAAAAACTCTATCCGGACTATTATCAAGTGATAGCAGAACCCATTGACATGTTAGCCATCGAAGCTAATATTAAAGCAGAGAAGTATCAGAGTGAAAACGAATTAATACAAGATTTTAAG TTAATGTTTAACAACTGTCGTCAGTATAACGAAGAAGGCTCTTTGATATATGAAGATGCAAATACTTTGGAAAAGGTTTTAATGGATAAAGTGAAAGAGCTAGGTCCCCTGCCAGAAACACCTAAACCAACAAAATCAAGTGCGTCCACACCAACTAGGAATGTTGG gaGACCTAAGAAGGTCATACCGCttcacttacaaaaattaagaaCTATGTACGATACCATAAAAGATTATCATGACGCGAAAGGAAGACAGTTGtctttaatttttatgaaattaccAAATAAAAACGAGTACCCCGACTATTATGAAGTAATCAAACAACCAATGAACATGGAGAAAATAGCTGCCACCGTGAAAAACAATGGATACGAAAATTTAGACGAACTTGTGTCGGACTTTATACTCATGTTCGATAACGCTTGCAAATACAATGAACCTGACTCACAAATATACAAG GATGCTTTAATTTTACAACGACTAGTGCTTCAaacaaagttacaattaagcGAAGACGAAGAAAGTGTACCTGACGTATCCGCTGCTGTTCAAGAAATATTGGCAACAATTTTCACCGCTCTTTATAACCACCAAGATGAAGAGGGAAGGTGTTACTCAGACTCTATGGCAGAACTTCCAGAACATGATATTGTTGATGGAAAGAA GGTACGAGGATTATcattagatttaattaaaagaagattAGACCGTGGAGTTTATAAGCGTCTAGATCGGTTCCAAGAAGATGTGTTTACATGTTTAGAGCGAGCAAGAAGGCTGTCGCGTTCAGATTCGCAACCTTTCGAAGACAGCGTAGAGCTTCAAGCATTCTTCTTGCGTACTCGCGACGAAGTAACTCGTAGCGGAGATTTATTACATTCGCCAGCGCTTAATTATACTCTCCTCGATCTTTCTGCTCAAGTTGCAGAATTGAAACGTGTAAAGCAACAGCAAGAACTGACATTGCCTAACGAAGAGGAAAGCTGCGACGGGAATGACACAAAA GATTCTGAAGCGAATGCTAATACAGAGGGGAGTAATAGCGATAATGGTGGTTCGATGAGTTTTAATCAAGAAGTATACAGAGCCGGTGATTTCGCATACATAGAACCCACAGAACGAGGCATGGAATACAGTGTGGTTCTTATAGAACGTTTATGGACAAACGCAGAGGGTCAACAGATGTTATATGGCAATTTATTTTATAGACCAAGTGAAACTTATCATGTAGCGTCTAGAAAATTTCTCGATAAGGAGTTATTTAAAAGCGATGCCCACGTAGCTGTACCTTTGTCCAAAGTGGCTGGCAGATGTTGTGTTCTAAGCGTTAAGGATTATTTTAGAATGCAACCAGAAGGTTTCTTGGAAAAAGACGTTTATGTTTGCGAGTCCAGATATTCTACGAAAGCAagagcttttaaaaaaatcaaagtctGGAATTTCGATCCAGATCATTTAAAACTACTTCCGAGAGAGAAACCTTTAGAACCAAAGAGGGTGATATCGGTATACAAGGAAAGATTAGAAAAGCATAAAGAAGAAATTGCAGAATTAGAAGAAGGGGAAAAATTGACAGAAAAAGAAAGACCT AATGTGATACTGTATAGTCCAGACGACACGGAGAATACCTATTACGAACAATACAATACGTGCGCGGGTGCTGTAAAAACCGGAGACTTTGTTTACGTAGCAACAGATGGAGGCAGGCAACAAATTGCGCAGATAGATGCTATATGGTTGACCAAAGA tgGAAAGTGCTACTTTAAAGGTCCATGGTTGTTGATGCCGGTAGAAGTGCCACATGCTCCCACAAAGTTATTTTATAAACAAGAACTTTTTTTATCCACTGTCGATGGTACTCATCCAATTGTGGCTATCGTTGGCAAATGCACCGTTCTTGATTATGGAGAGTACATCTGTA GTCGACCTACAGAAATTCCAGAGGATGATGTATATATTTGTGAATCGCTGTACGACGAAAGTAAGAGCCTCATGAAAAAGCTTGGACaggaaggtttaaaaaagttcaATCACAACTCGGCAGTGACCGAGGATGAAATTTACTTCTTCCGAAGGCCTATTAACCCTGCTAAA GTTCCGGGCGATGTGGCTCAGACGCAAAATCAAGTCAAGTCTGTTACTCCTAGCTCAGCTCAATTTGAAATG GAGGCATCACCATTGTTACCGAAGCTGGAACCCGATGTACTAGGCATGGGAGTAGGATTAGGAGTGGGAGTAGGAGTAGGAGTTGGGGAGGACAGCATGGATGCTGGTGGTCCACCGTCCGTTGGATCCGCAGAAGCTCAACCGGTGCTCTCCAATACTCAAACACCTGTGTCGACGAAGAAG AAAACGGCTGGTAAGAAATTAGTTACGGGCTATATTTTGTATTCGAGTAAAATGCGAACGCAGATTACGCAAAACAATCCTGAATCGTCTTTTGGAGAGATTAGCAGAATTGTTGGTAACgag TGGAGAAAATTGCCAGCGGGAGAGAAACAAGCTTGGGAGGAACGAGCGATTAAAATGAACGAGGACGGGGGACAGCTGAAAGGGACATCCGTAGCAGTAGGCACCAATTCTTTACAAGACGTAGTATACGAATGTTGTTGGGACAATTGTGACTGGCAATTCGAAGATATGACCGATTGCATCGATCACTGTATCGCCGAACAAAATGGACACGTGCAATCGTCCTTTGTTAACGCCGCTAGCG ATGTAGAATTTCAATGCCAATGGCGTGGTTGCGGCCGTACGAAGAAATCTGTGCCCCCATTTCCAAGTGTACAAAGACTCGCAAGGCACGTTAAGGAAGTACATATCCTTAAGTCGAATGGACGCATCATACCTCCTTCGGAAAGAAGCAA AAACTATATGCCATCGAAAGGTCCAACGATATTACCGCCAATGGAAACAG AAACGTCAGCAGCCGCAACACAAACAAGTAACGTGCCTGCCGCCAAACAACCGGAGCCAATGTTTGTTGCTGTTCCTCCAAGACCAAGTCGTGTATTACATTCGGATGCCTATTTACG GTATATTGAGGCATTAAACGTAGAGAACCGGTACATATCAAATTGGGATAAGCAGATGAATGCTAATCCCGATAATACGCAGATCCCCGATGTAACAAAATTACCTGCCGAATGGCTTGGCAACGGTGTGGGCAACCACGGGAATGTGGTAAACGCCTTATGGACGCTCAGGAACATGATGATGCGAGATGTGTTAGCCATCAATAAAACTTTATAG
- the Polybromo gene encoding protein polybromo isoform X4 — translation MNKRRRTSSVASRGTEDDGDDIPPEPTKRRKKLDPSDLCQQLYDVLRNQKKEDGTLLCDAFIRVPKRRQEPGYYEVVTNPIDLLKVQQKLKTDEYRDMDDLAADIQLMVNNAKAFYMRTSPEYKDATELWELCVHTKNRITEEYEDPEPKGKLILKVGRLARKATTKQDDTEDTSESSTNPDEETMQLFEDLFAAVMTATDPADNNRPLHTMFQLKPSKKLYPEYYDVIETPVDLKTVARKIQEGAYSCVPDMEKDLMLMCRNACQFNEPGSQIYKDAKLLKKIITAAARKQDTGLSSSVPKIATTAPSTRSKRGSRTMAQSLISQTAALPDEDEESDDEEEEPAETEEADNPQWQLFQTIRTAPNNQGVRMSEYFWKLPSKRLYPDYYKMIKNPISLLQIRTKIKKGEYGTVSEVAGDMNIMFENAKKYNIHTSRLYKCAVKLQKIMQEKVQELLEFDQDSDSDSEFENSSHQPKLIKRASNLLTRGKYKDNIPLKKRLYALVKCVMEYVCEDGRQPMLMFMEKPSKKLYPDYYQVIAEPIDMLAIEANIKAEKYQSENELIQDFKLMFNNCRQYNEEGSLIYEDANTLEKVLMDKVKELGPLPETPKPTKSSASTPTRNVGRPKKVIPLHLQKLRTMYDTIKDYHDAKGRQLSLIFMKLPNKNEYPDYYEVIKQPMNMEKIAATVKNNGYENLDELVSDFILMFDNACKYNEPDSQIYKDALILQRLVLQTKLQLSEDEESVPDVSAAVQEILATIFTALYNHQDEEGRCYSDSMAELPEHDIVDGKKVRGLSLDLIKRRLDRGVYKRLDRFQEDVFTCLERARRLSRSDSQPFEDSVELQAFFLRTRDEVTRSGDLLHSPALNYTLLDLSAQVAELKRVKQQQELTLPNEEESCDGNDTKDSEANANTEGSNSDNGGSMSFNQEVYRAGDFAYIEPTERGMEYSVVLIERLWTNAEGQQMLYGNLFYRPSETYHVASRKFLDKELFKSDAHVAVPLSKVAGRCCVLSVKDYFRMQPEGFLEKDVYVCESRYSTKARAFKKIKVWNFDPDHLKLLPREKPLEPKRVISVYKERLEKHKEEIAELEEGEKLTEKERPNVILYSPDDTENTYYEQYNTCAGAVKTGDFVYVATDGGRQQIAQIDAIWLTKDGKCYFKGPWLLMPVEVPHAPTKLFYKQELFLSTVDGTHPIVAIVGKCTVLDYGEYICSRPTEIPEDDVYICESLYDESKSLMKKLGQEGLKKFNHNSAVTEDEIYFFRRPINPAKVPGDVAQTQNQVKSVTPSSAQFEMEASPLLPKLEPDVLGMGVGLGVGVGVGVGEDSMDAGGPPSVGSAEAQPVLSNTQTPVSTKKKTAGKKLVTGYILYSSKMRTQITQNNPESSFGEISRIVGNEWRKLPAGEKQAWEERAIKMNEDGGQLKGTSVAVGTNSLQDVVYECCWDNCDWQFEDMTDCIDHCIAEQNGHVQSSFVNAASDVEFQCQWRGCGRTKKSVPPFPSVQRLARHVKEVHILKSNGRIIPPSERSKNYMPSKGPTILPPMETETSAAATQTSNVPAAKQPEPMFVAVPPRPSRVLHSDAYLRYIEALNVENRYISNWDKQMNANPDNTQIPDVTKLPAEWLGNGVGNHGNVVNALWTLRNMMMRDVLAINKTL, via the exons ATGAACAAGCGTCGTAGAACGTCCTCGGTTGCAAGTCGAGGCACAGAAGATGACGGCGATGATATACCGCCTGAACCGACGAagaggagaaaaaaattggaccCC AGTGACTTGTGCCAACAATTGTACGATGTGCTACGTAATCAAAAGAAGGAAGATGGAACGCTGTTATGTGATGCATTTATACGTGTGCCTAAACGCAGACAAGAACCAGGTTACTACGAAGTTGTAACAAATCCTATAGACCTATTAAAAGTTCAACAGAAACTGAAAACTGATGAATATAGAGATATGGATGATTTAGCAGCTGATATTCAACTTATGGTTAACAatgcaaaagctttttatatG CGTACTTCTCCTGAGTATAAAGATGCCACCGAGCTTTGGGAGTTGTGTGTACATACaaaaaatcgtattacggaGGAGTATGAAGACCCAGAGCCTAAAGGAAAACTTATACTAAAAGTAGGACGATTG gcTCGGAAAGCCACGACAAAACAAGATGATACAGAAGATACATCTGAAAGTTCTACAAATCCTGACGAGGAGACGATGCAACTTTTCGAAGACTTATTCGCAGCAGTTATGACGGCAACAGATCCAGCTGACAACAACAGGCCTTTACATACAATGTTTCAACTTAAACCGTCTAAAAAA TTGTATCCAGAGTATTACGATGTAATCGAGACACCCGTAGACCTGAAAACAGTTGCGAGGAAAATTCAAGAAGGTGCCTACAGTTGCGTTCCAGATATGGAAAAAGATTTAATGCTGATGTGTCGCAATGCTTGTCAGTTTAATGAACCGGGTTCGCAAATTTATAAAGATGCCAAACTTTTGAAGAAGATTATCACTGCAGCTGCAAGGAAACAGGATACTGGATTAAGCAGCAGTGTTCCAAAGATTGCGACAACCGCTCCATCAACACGAAGTAAAAGAGGAAGTCGCACAATGGCACAGTCCTTAATATCACAGACTGCGGCGTTAccagacgaagacgaagaaagCGACGATGAAGAGGAAGAGCCCGCAGAAACTGAGGAAGCTGATAATCCACAGTGGCAGCTGTTTCAAACTATCCGAACAGCACCCAACAATCAAG GAGTTAGAATGAGCGAATATTTTTGGAAACTGCCATCGAAGAGACTATATCCCGATTACtataaaatgattaaaaatcctatttcttTATTACAAATTCGTACAAAGATAAAG AAAGGTGAATATGGCACTGTTAGCGAAGTGGCTGGTGATATGAATATTATGtttgaaaatgcaaaaaaatataatattcatacCTCTAGGTTGTATAAG TGTGCTGTAAAGCTACAAAAAATTATGCAAGAGAAAGTACAAGAACTATTAGAATTTGATCAG GATTCAGACTCGGACAGCGAATTCGAAAACAGTTCCCATCAACCTAAACTCATTAAGCGTGCTTCAAATCTGTTAACTCGTGGAAAGTATAAAGACAATATACCATTGAAGAAAAGATTGTACGCATTAGTTAAATGCGTCATGGAATACGTT TGCGAAGATGGCCGGCAACCAATGTTAATGTTTATGGAAAAGCCTTCTAAAAAACTCTATCCGGACTATTATCAAGTGATAGCAGAACCCATTGACATGTTAGCCATCGAAGCTAATATTAAAGCAGAGAAGTATCAGAGTGAAAACGAATTAATACAAGATTTTAAG TTAATGTTTAACAACTGTCGTCAGTATAACGAAGAAGGCTCTTTGATATATGAAGATGCAAATACTTTGGAAAAGGTTTTAATGGATAAAGTGAAAGAGCTAGGTCCCCTGCCAGAAACACCTAAACCAACAAAATCAAGTGCGTCCACACCAACTAGGAATGTTGG gaGACCTAAGAAGGTCATACCGCttcacttacaaaaattaagaaCTATGTACGATACCATAAAAGATTATCATGACGCGAAAGGAAGACAGTTGtctttaatttttatgaaattaccAAATAAAAACGAGTACCCCGACTATTATGAAGTAATCAAACAACCAATGAACATGGAGAAAATAGCTGCCACCGTGAAAAACAATGGATACGAAAATTTAGACGAACTTGTGTCGGACTTTATACTCATGTTCGATAACGCTTGCAAATACAATGAACCTGACTCACAAATATACAAG GATGCTTTAATTTTACAACGACTAGTGCTTCAaacaaagttacaattaagcGAAGACGAAGAAAGTGTACCTGACGTATCCGCTGCTGTTCAAGAAATATTGGCAACAATTTTCACCGCTCTTTATAACCACCAAGATGAAGAGGGAAGGTGTTACTCAGACTCTATGGCAGAACTTCCAGAACATGATATTGTTGATGGAAAGAA GGTACGAGGATTATcattagatttaattaaaagaagattAGACCGTGGAGTTTATAAGCGTCTAGATCGGTTCCAAGAAGATGTGTTTACATGTTTAGAGCGAGCAAGAAGGCTGTCGCGTTCAGATTCGCAACCTTTCGAAGACAGCGTAGAGCTTCAAGCATTCTTCTTGCGTACTCGCGACGAAGTAACTCGTAGCGGAGATTTATTACATTCGCCAGCGCTTAATTATACTCTCCTCGATCTTTCTGCTCAAGTTGCAGAATTGAAACGTGTAAAGCAACAGCAAGAACTGACATTGCCTAACGAAGAGGAAAGCTGCGACGGGAATGACACAAAA GATTCTGAAGCGAATGCTAATACAGAGGGGAGTAATAGCGATAATGGTGGTTCGATGAGTTTTAATCAAGAAGTATACAGAGCCGGTGATTTCGCATACATAGAACCCACAGAACGAGGCATGGAATACAGTGTGGTTCTTATAGAACGTTTATGGACAAACGCAGAGGGTCAACAGATGTTATATGGCAATTTATTTTATAGACCAAGTGAAACTTATCATGTAGCGTCTAGAAAATTTCTCGATAAGGAGTTATTTAAAAGCGATGCCCACGTAGCTGTACCTTTGTCCAAAGTGGCTGGCAGATGTTGTGTTCTAAGCGTTAAGGATTATTTTAGAATGCAACCAGAAGGTTTCTTGGAAAAAGACGTTTATGTTTGCGAGTCCAGATATTCTACGAAAGCAagagcttttaaaaaaatcaaagtctGGAATTTCGATCCAGATCATTTAAAACTACTTCCGAGAGAGAAACCTTTAGAACCAAAGAGGGTGATATCGGTATACAAGGAAAGATTAGAAAAGCATAAAGAAGAAATTGCAGAATTAGAAGAAGGGGAAAAATTGACAGAAAAAGAAAGACCT AATGTGATACTGTATAGTCCAGACGACACGGAGAATACCTATTACGAACAATACAATACGTGCGCGGGTGCTGTAAAAACCGGAGACTTTGTTTACGTAGCAACAGATGGAGGCAGGCAACAAATTGCGCAGATAGATGCTATATGGTTGACCAAAGA tgGAAAGTGCTACTTTAAAGGTCCATGGTTGTTGATGCCGGTAGAAGTGCCACATGCTCCCACAAAGTTATTTTATAAACAAGAACTTTTTTTATCCACTGTCGATGGTACTCATCCAATTGTGGCTATCGTTGGCAAATGCACCGTTCTTGATTATGGAGAGTACATCTGTA GTCGACCTACAGAAATTCCAGAGGATGATGTATATATTTGTGAATCGCTGTACGACGAAAGTAAGAGCCTCATGAAAAAGCTTGGACaggaaggtttaaaaaagttcaATCACAACTCGGCAGTGACCGAGGATGAAATTTACTTCTTCCGAAGGCCTATTAACCCTGCTAAA GTTCCGGGCGATGTGGCTCAGACGCAAAATCAAGTCAAGTCTGTTACTCCTAGCTCAGCTCAATTTGAAATG GAGGCATCACCATTGTTACCGAAGCTGGAACCCGATGTACTAGGCATGGGAGTAGGATTAGGAGTGGGAGTAGGAGTAGGAGTTGGGGAGGACAGCATGGATGCTGGTGGTCCACCGTCCGTTGGATCCGCAGAAGCTCAACCGGTGCTCTCCAATACTCAAACACCTGTGTCGACGAAGAAG AAAACGGCTGGTAAGAAATTAGTTACGGGCTATATTTTGTATTCGAGTAAAATGCGAACGCAGATTACGCAAAACAATCCTGAATCGTCTTTTGGAGAGATTAGCAGAATTGTTGGTAACgag TGGAGAAAATTGCCAGCGGGAGAGAAACAAGCTTGGGAGGAACGAGCGATTAAAATGAACGAGGACGGGGGACAGCTGAAAGGGACATCCGTAGCAGTAGGCACCAATTCTTTACAAGACGTAGTATACGAATGTTGTTGGGACAATTGTGACTGGCAATTCGAAGATATGACCGATTGCATCGATCACTGTATCGCCGAACAAAATGGACACGTGCAATCGTCCTTTGTTAACGCCGCTAGCG ATGTAGAATTTCAATGCCAATGGCGTGGTTGCGGCCGTACGAAGAAATCTGTGCCCCCATTTCCAAGTGTACAAAGACTCGCAAGGCACGTTAAGGAAGTACATATCCTTAAGTCGAATGGACGCATCATACCTCCTTCGGAAAGAAGCAA AAACTATATGCCATCGAAAGGTCCAACGATATTACCGCCAATGGAAACAG AAACGTCAGCAGCCGCAACACAAACAAGTAACGTGCCTGCCGCCAAACAACCGGAGCCAATGTTTGTTGCTGTTCCTCCAAGACCAAGTCGTGTATTACATTCGGATGCCTATTTACG GTATATTGAGGCATTAAACGTAGAGAACCGGTACATATCAAATTGGGATAAGCAGATGAATGCTAATCCCGATAATACGCAGATCCCCGATGTAACAAAATTACCTGCCGAATGGCTTGGCAACGGTGTGGGCAACCACGGGAATGTGGTAAACGCCTTATGGACGCTCAGGAACATGATGATGCGAGATGTGTTAGCCATCAATAAAACTTTATAG